From a region of the Dyella jiangningensis genome:
- the rimP gene encoding ribosome maturation factor RimP, with product MDTQALAQRFTEVLADLGLECIGVEFTPSQGQSTLRVYLDAEGREVNLDDCEAASRELSAMLDVEDPVPGHYVLEVSSPGIDRPLFTAAQFAKVSGTEVKVLLKAPLEGRRRLRGKVISVDGERISLEAEGKTFEFDHDAVESARVVPDWAALGYVPQPKPGKKPGKKASK from the coding sequence ATGGATACGCAGGCATTAGCTCAACGCTTCACCGAAGTCCTGGCCGATCTGGGCCTGGAATGCATCGGCGTGGAGTTCACCCCGTCGCAGGGGCAGAGTACCCTGCGTGTCTATCTGGACGCCGAGGGCCGCGAGGTCAACCTCGATGACTGCGAAGCGGCCAGCCGTGAACTGTCGGCGATGCTGGACGTTGAGGACCCGGTTCCGGGCCACTATGTATTGGAAGTTTCTTCCCCCGGCATCGACCGTCCGCTGTTCACCGCGGCGCAGTTCGCCAAGGTGTCCGGGACGGAAGTGAAGGTATTGCTGAAGGCGCCCCTGGAAGGACGCCGCCGCTTGCGCGGCAAGGTGATCTCGGTGGACGGCGAGAGGATCTCGCTGGAAGCAGAGGGGAAGACCTTCGAGTTCGACCACGACGCGGTGGAAAGCGCGCGCGTGGTACCCGATTGGGCAGCGCTCGGTTACGTGCCGCAGCCCAAGCCGGGCAAGAAACCGGGCAAGAAGGCCTCGAAGTAA
- the nuoN gene encoding NADH-quinone oxidoreductase subunit NuoN, translating to MPNFNDILILLPELYLVAAACLLLLLDAFMKAEQRPLLHWLSIAVLVVAIYLVVGGQPSQPVTAFSGMFVRDGVAEILKVFALLATALVFVYAKPYLIDRKLFVGEFYTLSIFAVIGIMLLVSAGSLVTVYLGLEQLTLSSYALVALNRDSRLSSEAAIKYFVLGALASGMLLYGMSMVYGATGTLDLARLHMAATHTGMPHLLVFGLIFMIVGIAFKLGAAPFHMWIPDVYQGSPTAVTIFIGSAPKLAAFGMAYRLLASGLGDLSQHWQLMLACLAVLSLAIGNIVAIVQSNLKRLLAYSTISHMGYLLLGLVNAGPEGYAAALFYAISYALMGTAAFGVILALARAGFECEEIDDLKGLNQRSPWAAFLMMLVMFSLAGVPPLFGFFAKLLVLQAAIHAGFLWLAIVGAVFAIIGLYYYLRVVKVMYFDKPVEGTEVRLQGDVSVRLVLSLNVLALLVLGLAWGPLFGWCQRVFVG from the coding sequence ATGCCGAATTTCAATGACATTCTGATCCTGCTGCCGGAGCTGTATCTGGTGGCGGCAGCGTGCTTGCTGCTGCTCCTGGACGCCTTCATGAAGGCGGAACAGCGCCCCTTGCTGCACTGGCTCTCCATCGCCGTACTGGTGGTGGCGATCTACCTGGTGGTGGGTGGCCAGCCCAGCCAGCCGGTGACCGCCTTCAGCGGCATGTTCGTCCGCGACGGCGTGGCCGAGATCCTCAAGGTCTTCGCGCTGCTCGCCACCGCCCTGGTGTTCGTCTACGCCAAGCCGTACCTGATCGACCGCAAGCTCTTCGTCGGCGAGTTCTACACGCTGTCGATCTTCGCGGTGATCGGCATCATGCTGCTGGTCTCGGCCGGCAGCCTGGTCACGGTGTACCTGGGCCTGGAGCAGCTCACGCTGTCGTCCTATGCGCTGGTGGCGCTCAATCGCGATTCGCGACTCTCGTCGGAAGCGGCCATCAAGTACTTCGTGCTGGGCGCGCTCGCCTCGGGCATGCTGCTGTACGGCATGTCGATGGTCTATGGCGCCACCGGCACGCTGGACCTGGCCCGCCTGCACATGGCCGCGACCCACACCGGCATGCCGCACCTGCTGGTCTTCGGCCTGATCTTCATGATCGTGGGCATCGCCTTCAAGCTGGGCGCGGCGCCGTTCCACATGTGGATTCCGGACGTGTACCAGGGTTCGCCGACCGCCGTGACCATCTTCATCGGCTCGGCGCCGAAGCTGGCTGCGTTCGGCATGGCCTACCGCCTGCTGGCCTCCGGCCTGGGTGACCTGTCGCAGCACTGGCAGCTGATGCTGGCCTGCCTGGCGGTCCTGTCGCTGGCCATCGGCAACATCGTGGCCATCGTGCAAAGCAACCTCAAGCGTCTGCTGGCGTATTCGACCATCTCGCACATGGGGTACCTGCTGCTGGGTCTGGTCAATGCAGGCCCCGAGGGTTACGCGGCGGCGCTGTTCTATGCGATCAGCTATGCGCTGATGGGCACGGCGGCCTTCGGCGTGATCCTGGCGCTGGCCCGTGCGGGTTTCGAATGCGAGGAGATCGACGATCTCAAGGGCCTGAACCAGCGTTCGCCGTGGGCCGCGTTCCTGATGATGCTGGTGATGTTCTCGCTGGCCGGCGTGCCTCCGCTGTTTGGCTTCTTCGCCAAGCTGCTGGTACTGCAGGCCGCGATCCATGCCGGGTTCCTGTGGCTGGCGATCGTCGGTGCCGTGTTCGCCATCATCGGCCTCTACTACTACCTGCGCGTGGTGAAGGTGATGTACTTCGACAAGCCGGTCGAAGGCACCGAAGTGCGCCTGCAGGGTGATGTATCGGTTCGCCTGGTGCTTTCGCTGAATGTGCTGGCGCTGCTGGTGCTGGGCCTCGCCTGGGGCCCGCTGTTTGGCTGGTGCCAGCGCGTATTCGTCGGTTGA
- a CDS encoding NADH-quinone oxidoreductase subunit M — translation MFNHLLSLLIWLPIVGAIPVLLAGSSRPNAARWISLLVAIATFAVSLYLLPQYNAGDAAKQLVEDHLWIAGLNVHYALAVDGISVALILLTTFVGILVIVGAWEVIQVNPHQYMAAMLVLEGLMIGVFCATDALLFYVFFEAMLIPMFILIGVWGGPRRVYATLKFFIYTFFGSIFMLVGLIYLYLKAGTFDLAQLTALPLSMKEQTWLFFAFLIAFAVKVPMVPVHTWLPDAHVEAPTGGSVVLAAIMLKLGGYGFLRFSLPITPDATESYAPVVITLSLIAVIYIGYIALVQEDMKKLVAYSSVAHMGFVTLGIFIAFMLVRGNNNLDAAKLGVQGAMVQMISHGFVSGAMFSCIGVLYDRLHTRQIKDYGGVINVMPWFGFFYVLFAMANTGMPGTSGFVGEFQVILASFQANPWIALFAAFTLIISAAYTLYLVKRVLWGDITNPHVAEMKDINGREWFVLGAFAAGTLVLGIWPEPLVHLMDSSVSQLVTQLGNHKI, via the coding sequence ATGTTCAATCATTTGCTCAGCCTGCTGATCTGGCTCCCCATCGTGGGCGCCATCCCCGTGCTGCTCGCCGGCTCCAGCCGGCCGAACGCCGCGCGCTGGATCTCGCTGCTGGTGGCCATCGCCACCTTCGCGGTCAGCCTCTACCTGTTGCCGCAGTACAACGCGGGCGACGCCGCCAAGCAGCTGGTCGAAGACCATCTGTGGATCGCCGGCCTCAACGTGCATTACGCACTGGCTGTCGACGGCATCTCCGTGGCGCTGATCCTGCTGACCACCTTCGTGGGCATCCTGGTCATCGTGGGCGCCTGGGAGGTCATCCAGGTCAACCCGCACCAGTACATGGCCGCCATGCTGGTGCTCGAAGGCCTGATGATCGGCGTGTTCTGCGCGACGGACGCGTTGCTGTTCTACGTGTTCTTCGAGGCCATGCTGATCCCGATGTTCATCCTCATCGGTGTCTGGGGTGGCCCGCGTCGCGTGTACGCCACGCTGAAGTTCTTCATCTACACGTTCTTCGGCTCCATCTTCATGCTGGTGGGCCTGATCTACCTGTACCTGAAGGCCGGCACGTTCGACCTGGCGCAGCTGACCGCGCTGCCGTTGAGCATGAAGGAGCAGACCTGGCTGTTCTTCGCCTTCCTCATCGCCTTCGCGGTGAAGGTGCCGATGGTGCCGGTGCACACCTGGCTGCCGGATGCGCACGTGGAAGCGCCGACGGGCGGCTCGGTGGTGCTGGCCGCGATCATGCTGAAGCTCGGCGGCTACGGTTTCCTGCGTTTCTCGCTGCCGATCACGCCGGACGCCACGGAGTCCTATGCCCCGGTCGTGATCACGCTGTCGCTGATCGCGGTGATCTACATCGGCTACATCGCGCTGGTGCAGGAGGACATGAAGAAGCTGGTGGCGTACTCGTCCGTGGCGCACATGGGCTTCGTCACCCTGGGCATCTTCATCGCCTTCATGCTGGTGCGCGGCAACAACAACCTGGACGCGGCCAAGCTGGGCGTGCAGGGCGCCATGGTGCAGATGATTTCGCACGGCTTCGTGTCGGGCGCGATGTTCTCGTGCATCGGCGTGCTGTATGACCGCCTGCATACCCGCCAGATCAAGGACTACGGCGGCGTCATCAACGTGATGCCGTGGTTCGGTTTCTTCTACGTGCTGTTCGCCATGGCCAACACCGGCATGCCGGGCACCAGCGGCTTCGTCGGCGAGTTCCAGGTGATCCTGGCCAGCTTCCAGGCCAACCCGTGGATCGCGCTGTTTGCCGCCTTCACGCTGATCATCAGTGCGGCCTACACGCTGTACCTGGTCAAGCGCGTGCTGTGGGGCGACATCACCAACCCGCACGTGGCCGAGATGAAGGACATCAACGGCCGCGAGTGGTTTGTGCTGGGCGCCTTTGCCGCGGGCACGCTGGTGCTGGGCATCTGGCCGGAGCCGCTGGTCCATCTGATGGACAGCTCGGTGTCACAGCTGGTCACGCAGCTTGGCAATCACAAGATCTAA
- the nuoK gene encoding NADH-quinone oxidoreductase subunit NuoK → MITLAHFIVLGAVLFSIALASLFINRKNVIVLLMSIELMLLAVNINFVAFSRFLGDVAGQVFVFFILTVAAAETAIGLAILVLLFRNRSTINVAEIDSMKG, encoded by the coding sequence ATGATCACGCTCGCCCATTTCATCGTGCTCGGCGCGGTGCTCTTCAGCATCGCCCTGGCCAGTCTCTTCATCAATCGCAAGAACGTGATCGTGCTGCTGATGTCGATCGAGCTCATGCTGCTCGCCGTCAACATCAACTTCGTGGCGTTCTCCCGTTTCCTGGGGGACGTGGCAGGGCAGGTGTTCGTGTTCTTCATCCTCACCGTGGCCGCGGCGGAAACCGCCATCGGCCTGGCGATCCTGGTCCTGCTGTTCCGCAACCGCAGCACCATCAATGTCGCCGAAATCGACAGCATGAAGGGTTGA
- a CDS encoding NADH-quinone oxidoreductase subunit J, translated as MIDPSVFQLVCFYAFAAVTVVAALGVISLRNTVHAVLALVLTFFSTACIWLLAEAEFLAIALIVVYVGAVMVLFLFVVMMLDINQERVREGFIKYLPVGIIVALVMLGEMLALIGVRAMHQAVMGADPAAAVGMSNTEWLGHALYTQFLLPFEIAALILTVGVVAAVVLTLRHRTGVRHQQASQQVRVKAASRIRVVKMAAEVPAAPQAEPGKETTP; from the coding sequence GTGATCGATCCTTCTGTGTTCCAACTCGTCTGCTTCTACGCGTTCGCTGCGGTCACCGTGGTCGCCGCGCTGGGCGTGATCAGCCTGCGCAACACGGTGCATGCCGTGCTGGCGCTGGTGCTCACCTTCTTCAGCACCGCGTGCATCTGGCTGCTCGCCGAAGCGGAGTTCCTCGCCATCGCCCTCATCGTGGTCTACGTGGGCGCGGTGATGGTGCTGTTCCTGTTCGTGGTGATGATGCTCGACATCAACCAGGAGCGGGTGCGCGAAGGTTTCATCAAGTACCTGCCGGTGGGCATCATCGTGGCCCTGGTCATGCTCGGCGAAATGCTCGCGTTGATCGGCGTGCGCGCCATGCACCAGGCGGTGATGGGCGCCGATCCCGCGGCCGCCGTCGGCATGTCCAACACCGAATGGCTGGGCCATGCGCTGTATACCCAGTTCCTGCTGCCGTTCGAAATCGCCGCATTGATCCTCACCGTCGGCGTCGTCGCCGCCGTCGTGCTGACCCTGCGTCACCGCACCGGCGTGCGCCACCAGCAGGCCTCGCAGCAGGTTCGCGTCAAGGCAGCCAGCCGCATCCGCGTGGTGAAGATGGCGGCTGAAGTGCCCGCCGCGCCCCAGGCAGAACCGGGCAAGGAGACCACCCCATGA
- the nuoI gene encoding NADH-quinone oxidoreductase subunit NuoI translates to MNRVTHYFKSLLLIELFKGMALTMRYMFSPKYTMRYPMEHIPKSNRFRGLHALRRYANGEERCIACKLCEAVCPALAITIDSAPRESDGQRRTTRYDIDLFKCIFCGFCEESCPVDSIVETHIHEYHFEQRGENVVTKPQLLAIGDRFEADIAAARAQDAAYR, encoded by the coding sequence ATGAACCGCGTTACTCACTATTTCAAGAGCCTGCTGCTCATCGAGCTGTTCAAGGGCATGGCCCTGACCATGCGCTACATGTTCAGCCCGAAGTACACGATGCGCTACCCGATGGAGCACATCCCCAAGTCCAACCGCTTCCGCGGTCTGCATGCGCTTCGCCGTTACGCCAACGGCGAAGAGCGTTGCATCGCGTGCAAGCTGTGCGAGGCGGTGTGCCCGGCACTCGCCATCACCATCGACTCGGCCCCGCGCGAAAGCGACGGCCAGCGCCGCACCACGCGCTACGACATCGACCTGTTCAAGTGCATCTTCTGCGGATTCTGCGAAGAGAGCTGCCCGGTCGACTCGATCGTCGAGACGCATATTCACGAGTACCACTTCGAGCAGCGTGGCGAGAACGTGGTGACCAAGCCGCAGTTGCTGGCCATCGGTGACCGCTTCGAAGCGGACATCGCCGCGGCCCGCGCTCAAGACGCCGCGTACCGTTGA
- the nuoH gene encoding NADH-quinone oxidoreductase subunit NuoH, translating to MGEQILNQIIWPIVYILCIVLPLVIAVAMYVWWERKVIGWMHVRMGPNKIGPFGLLQAFADVVKLLLKEVILPTSANKALYYLAPMIALVPALAAWAVIPFDDKMVLANVNAGLLYLLAMTSLGVYGIILAGWASNSRYALLGAMRSAAQVISYELAMGLCLVCVLVLSGSLNLTDIVHAQAGSKGIGDWFMWPLLPVFIIYFISGVAETNRAPFDVAEGESEIVAGFHVEYSGSAFALFFLAEYANMILVSFLASILFMGGWLSPLPASWGFLGHGSILWLFAKVFLFAFLFLWFRASFPRYRYDQIMRLGWKVFIPITIVWVLVAGCMKYFGWVTVGGL from the coding sequence ATGGGCGAACAGATCCTCAACCAGATCATCTGGCCAATCGTCTACATCCTGTGCATCGTCCTGCCGCTGGTGATCGCGGTCGCGATGTACGTGTGGTGGGAGCGCAAGGTCATCGGCTGGATGCATGTGCGCATGGGACCCAACAAGATCGGTCCCTTCGGCCTGCTGCAGGCCTTTGCCGACGTGGTCAAGCTGCTGCTGAAGGAAGTGATCCTTCCGACCAGTGCGAACAAGGCGCTGTATTACCTGGCACCGATGATCGCGCTGGTGCCTGCGCTGGCCGCCTGGGCGGTGATTCCGTTCGACGACAAGATGGTGCTGGCCAACGTCAACGCCGGTCTTCTGTACCTGCTGGCGATGACCTCGCTGGGCGTGTACGGCATCATCCTCGCCGGCTGGGCTTCCAACTCGCGCTACGCACTGCTGGGCGCCATGCGTTCGGCCGCGCAGGTCATCTCCTATGAACTGGCGATGGGCCTGTGCCTGGTCTGCGTGCTGGTGCTGTCGGGTTCGCTGAACCTGACCGACATCGTGCATGCACAGGCTGGCAGCAAGGGCATCGGCGACTGGTTCATGTGGCCGCTGCTGCCGGTCTTCATCATCTACTTCATCTCGGGCGTGGCCGAAACCAATCGCGCGCCGTTCGACGTGGCGGAAGGTGAATCGGAAATCGTCGCCGGCTTCCACGTGGAATACTCGGGCTCGGCCTTCGCGCTGTTCTTCCTGGCCGAATACGCCAACATGATCCTGGTCAGCTTCCTGGCCTCGATCCTGTTCATGGGCGGCTGGCTGTCGCCGCTGCCGGCATCGTGGGGCTTCCTGGGCCACGGCAGCATCCTGTGGCTGTTCGCCAAGGTTTTCCTGTTCGCCTTCCTCTTCCTGTGGTTCCGCGCCAGCTTCCCGCGCTACCGCTATGACCAGATCATGCGTCTGGGCTGGAAGGTATTCATCCCCATCACCATCGTCTGGGTCCTCGTCGCCGGCTGCATGAAGTATTTCGGCTGGGTCACGGTGGGGGGCTTATGA
- the nuoG gene encoding NADH-quinone oxidoreductase subunit NuoG: MSAQPATPNLDLVNIEVDGKPTQIRKGAMIIEAADAIGVSIPRFCYHRKLPIAANCRMCLVEVEMGGKPMPKPQPACATPVAEGMKVKTRTDVALKYQKDVMEFLLINHPLDCPICDQGGECELQDVALGYGRSVSRYTERKRTIADENLGPLVATEMTRCIQCTRCVRFTSEIAGTYELGGMSRGDNLQIGTYIGKTIETELSGNIIDVCPVGALTNKPFQYQARAWELIAKPSVAYHDALGSNLWLHTRRGEVLRTVPRDNESINECWLSDRDRYSHQGLYAADRVNAPQVKRNGQWQTTTWEDALGAAAESLKAVPGSELGVLVYPATTNEEGDLLVRLARGLGSAHIDHRLRQLDFADNAAAVAFAKPVAELDKVKAALLVGSDLRHEMPLLNHRIHQAVKKGAKVYAVNPASFNFNYKLAGEAIVAPQALVDALLSLAKAAVEGGASAPSALASAIDGASSDQGDKDAIAAMKSGSAVVILGEAAVTHPQASWLRTVARFIAEATGAGYNELPVGANAVGLAQVGVLPGNGGLDAQAMLAQPRKAYVLYGVEPQDVADGAALLKALKGAQQVVAFSAYASPALREVANVILPIALLPEIDGTLVNVDGLAQSVAAGAKAPGEARPGWKVLRALGGVLKVAGFEFDDLAGLREGISPRGHQARAELASRPSASGLTRLATWPIYRTDAVLRRATALSKHPLNRVPAVRVNADEAQRQGLGEGAAVRIADAVLPLVIDASVPDGAAWIEAAHDDTVTLPPYGAALTLSKA, from the coding sequence ATGAGTGCGCAGCCCGCTACGCCCAACCTCGACCTGGTGAACATCGAGGTCGATGGCAAGCCCACGCAGATCCGCAAGGGCGCCATGATCATCGAAGCGGCCGACGCCATTGGCGTGTCGATCCCGCGCTTCTGCTACCACCGCAAGCTCCCGATCGCCGCCAACTGCCGCATGTGCCTGGTGGAAGTGGAGATGGGCGGCAAGCCCATGCCCAAGCCGCAGCCGGCTTGCGCCACCCCGGTGGCGGAAGGCATGAAGGTGAAGACCCGTACGGACGTCGCCCTGAAGTATCAGAAGGACGTCATGGAATTCCTGCTGATCAACCACCCGCTGGATTGCCCGATCTGCGATCAGGGCGGCGAGTGCGAACTGCAGGACGTCGCGCTGGGCTACGGCCGCAGCGTGTCGCGCTACACCGAGCGCAAGCGCACCATCGCGGACGAAAACCTCGGCCCGCTGGTCGCCACCGAGATGACCCGCTGCATCCAGTGCACGCGCTGCGTGCGCTTCACCAGCGAGATCGCCGGCACCTACGAGCTGGGCGGCATGAGCCGTGGCGACAACCTGCAGATCGGCACCTACATCGGCAAGACCATCGAGACGGAGCTGTCGGGCAACATCATCGACGTCTGCCCGGTCGGCGCGCTGACCAACAAGCCGTTCCAGTACCAGGCGCGCGCCTGGGAATTGATCGCCAAGCCGTCCGTCGCCTATCACGACGCGCTGGGCTCGAACCTGTGGCTGCATACCCGCCGCGGCGAGGTGCTGCGCACGGTGCCGCGCGACAACGAATCGATCAACGAGTGCTGGCTGTCCGACCGTGACCGCTACAGCCACCAGGGCCTGTACGCTGCCGATCGCGTGAACGCGCCGCAGGTGAAGCGCAACGGCCAGTGGCAGACCACGACGTGGGAAGACGCACTGGGTGCGGCTGCGGAATCGCTGAAGGCAGTGCCGGGCAGCGAACTGGGCGTGCTGGTCTACCCGGCCACCACCAACGAGGAAGGCGACCTGCTGGTTCGCCTCGCGCGAGGCCTGGGCAGCGCCCACATCGACCACCGCCTGCGCCAGCTCGACTTCGCCGACAACGCGGCCGCCGTGGCGTTCGCCAAGCCGGTGGCCGAACTGGACAAGGTCAAGGCGGCGTTGCTGGTCGGCTCGGACCTGCGTCACGAGATGCCGCTGCTTAACCACCGTATCCATCAGGCGGTGAAGAAGGGCGCCAAGGTCTACGCCGTCAATCCGGCGAGCTTCAACTTCAACTACAAGCTGGCCGGCGAAGCCATCGTGGCGCCGCAGGCACTGGTCGATGCGCTGCTGTCGCTGGCCAAGGCGGCCGTCGAAGGCGGTGCGAGCGCGCCTTCCGCATTGGCTTCGGCCATCGACGGCGCGTCGTCCGACCAGGGTGACAAGGACGCCATCGCCGCGATGAAGAGCGGCAGCGCCGTGGTCATCCTCGGCGAGGCGGCTGTCACCCATCCGCAGGCCTCTTGGCTGCGTACCGTGGCTCGCTTCATCGCGGAGGCCACCGGTGCCGGCTACAACGAACTGCCGGTTGGCGCGAACGCTGTGGGCCTGGCCCAGGTCGGCGTGCTGCCGGGCAATGGCGGTCTCGACGCACAGGCCATGCTGGCCCAGCCGCGCAAGGCTTACGTGCTGTACGGCGTCGAGCCGCAAGACGTGGCCGACGGCGCTGCGCTGCTCAAGGCGTTGAAGGGCGCCCAGCAGGTCGTCGCGTTCTCCGCCTATGCCAGCCCCGCGCTGCGCGAAGTGGCCAACGTGATCCTGCCGATCGCGCTGCTGCCGGAAATCGACGGCACCCTGGTGAACGTCGACGGCCTCGCCCAGAGCGTGGCCGCCGGCGCCAAGGCCCCGGGCGAAGCACGTCCGGGCTGGAAGGTGCTGCGCGCCCTGGGCGGCGTGCTCAAGGTTGCCGGCTTCGAGTTCGACGACCTGGCTGGCCTGCGCGAAGGCATCAGCCCGCGTGGTCACCAGGCTCGCGCCGAACTGGCGTCGCGTCCGTCGGCCTCGGGCCTGACGCGTCTCGCTACCTGGCCGATCTACCGCACCGACGCGGTACTCCGTCGCGCCACGGCGCTGAGCAAGCATCCGCTGAACCGCGTACCGGCCGTACGCGTGAATGCCGATGAAGCGCAGCGCCAGGGGCTGGGCGAGGGCGCCGCGGTCCGCATCGCCGATGCCGTGCTGCCGCTGGTCATCGATGCAAGCGTGCCCGACGGCGCCGCCTGGATCGAAGCCGCACACGACGACACTGTCACGCTGCCGCCGTACGGCGCGGCCCTCACCCTGAGCAAGGCGTAA
- the nuoF gene encoding NADH-quinone oxidoreductase subunit NuoF, with translation MAYGPAPKEHQVVYTTLHFDKPWAMDSYTQVGGYEAWKKILAEKPDPTALIEEIKKSNLRGRGGAGFPTGLKWSFMPKGDMQKYILCNSDESEPGTCKDRDILRFNPHAVIEGMAIACYCTGSTVAYNYLRGEFHHEPFEHFEEALKEAYAAGLLGKNIQGTGLNVDIYGALGAGAYICGEETALMESLEGKKGQPRFKPPFPANFGLYGKPSTINNTETYASVPAILRKGADWFLAQSKTKNGGPKIFSVSGCVQKGGNFEVPLGTTFDELLEMAGGLRPGRTLKGAIPGGVSMPVLRAEQLKGLPFDYDTLRDLKTGLGSGAIVVLDDTVCTVRFTRRISQFFHKESCGQCTPCREGTGWMHRVLDRIVAGQGTMDDLHRLKAIAGQIEGHTICAFGEAAAWPVQGFLRQFWDEFEYYIVNGRSIVDDKLGAAA, from the coding sequence ATGGCATACGGTCCGGCACCGAAAGAACATCAAGTTGTGTACACCACGCTGCATTTCGACAAGCCGTGGGCGATGGACAGCTATACCCAGGTCGGTGGTTATGAGGCGTGGAAGAAGATCCTCGCCGAGAAGCCCGACCCGACTGCTTTGATCGAAGAGATCAAGAAGAGCAACCTGCGCGGCCGTGGCGGCGCGGGCTTCCCGACCGGCCTGAAGTGGTCCTTCATGCCCAAGGGCGACATGCAGAAGTACATCCTCTGCAACTCGGACGAATCCGAACCCGGCACCTGCAAAGACCGCGACATCCTGCGCTTCAACCCGCATGCGGTGATCGAGGGCATGGCGATCGCGTGCTACTGCACGGGCTCGACCGTCGCCTACAACTACCTGCGTGGCGAATTCCATCACGAGCCGTTCGAGCATTTCGAAGAGGCGCTGAAGGAAGCCTACGCGGCCGGCCTGCTGGGCAAGAACATCCAAGGCACCGGCCTCAACGTGGACATCTATGGCGCGCTCGGCGCCGGCGCGTACATCTGCGGCGAAGAGACCGCGCTGATGGAATCGCTGGAAGGCAAGAAGGGCCAGCCGCGCTTCAAGCCGCCGTTCCCGGCCAACTTCGGCCTGTACGGCAAGCCCAGCACCATCAACAACACCGAAACCTATGCCTCGGTGCCGGCCATCCTGCGCAAGGGCGCGGACTGGTTCCTGGCGCAGAGCAAGACCAAGAACGGTGGCCCGAAGATCTTCTCGGTCTCCGGTTGCGTGCAGAAGGGCGGCAACTTCGAAGTGCCGCTGGGCACCACCTTCGACGAGCTGCTGGAAATGGCCGGCGGCCTGCGTCCGGGCCGCACGCTGAAGGGTGCGATCCCGGGCGGCGTGTCGATGCCGGTGCTGCGTGCCGAACAGCTGAAGGGCCTGCCGTTCGACTACGACACCTTGCGCGACCTCAAGACGGGCCTCGGCTCGGGCGCCATCGTGGTGCTCGACGACACCGTGTGCACGGTGCGCTTCACCCGTCGTATCTCGCAGTTCTTCCACAAGGAAAGCTGCGGCCAGTGCACGCCGTGCCGCGAAGGCACCGGCTGGATGCACCGCGTGCTGGACCGCATCGTTGCCGGCCAAGGCACGATGGACGACCTGCATCGCCTGAAGGCCATTGCCGGCCAGATCGAAGGCCACACCATCTGCGCGTTCGGCGAAGCCGCCGCGTGGCCGGTGCAGGGCTTCCTGCGCCAGTTCTGGGATGAATTCGAGTACTACATCGTCAACGGTCGCTCCATCGTCGACGACAAGCTTGGAGCCGCCGCATGA
- the nuoE gene encoding NADH-quinone oxidoreductase subunit NuoE: protein MKATGNYEQVKNVDPLVVLNEHTRHHIEEWVARFPPDRKRSALIQALFAAQEQNHGFLTDELITAVAKYLELPAVWAYEVASFYSMLETKPVGRNNVAICTNISCWLNGAEDLVKHCEQKLGIKLGESTADGRVYLKREEECIAACASAPAMTVNGHYHERLSIQKIDEILDGLK, encoded by the coding sequence ATGAAAGCCACCGGAAATTACGAGCAGGTCAAGAACGTCGACCCGCTCGTCGTACTCAACGAACACACTCGTCATCACATCGAGGAGTGGGTTGCCCGTTTTCCGCCCGACCGCAAGCGTTCGGCGCTGATCCAGGCGCTGTTCGCCGCGCAGGAGCAGAACCACGGCTTCCTCACTGACGAGCTGATCACGGCCGTCGCCAAGTACCTCGAACTGCCCGCCGTGTGGGCCTACGAGGTCGCCAGCTTCTACTCGATGCTCGAGACCAAGCCGGTGGGCCGCAACAACGTCGCCATCTGCACCAACATCTCCTGCTGGCTCAACGGCGCGGAAGACCTGGTGAAGCATTGCGAGCAGAAGCTGGGCATCAAGCTCGGTGAAAGCACCGCCGATGGCCGCGTGTATCTGAAGCGCGAAGAAGAATGCATCGCCGCTTGCGCCAGCGCGCCGGCGATGACCGTCAATGGTCACTACCACGAGCGTCTGTCGATCCAGAAGATCGACGAGATTCTCGACGGTCTCAAGTAA